A window of Cupriavidus pauculus genomic DNA:
GTGACGACGAAGGGGCGGTTGATCAGGATGGGGTGGGCCAGCATGGCATCGAGCAACTGGTCATCGTTCAACGCAGGATCGGCGAGACCGAGTTCGGCGTAAGGCGTGCCCTTATCGCGGATGGCTTCGCGTACGGTAAGGCCGGCATCGCGGATCATTGCTTGCAAGGTCTGCCGATCGAGTGGCGAGGTCAGGTACTCGATGACGGTTGGCTCAATCCCCGTATTGCGGATCATCGCCAGCGTATTGCGCGACGTACCGCACGCCGGGTTGTGATAGATGGTGACGGTCATGGGGTATCTCAATGCGATTCGTACCAGTGCTGCGAACGGTTGACCACGCCAACCACGAGAAGCATCACCGGCACCTCGATCAGCACGCCGACGACGGTGGCGAGCGCCGCGCCGGACTGAAAACCGAACAGGCTGATGGCCGTGGCCACGGCCAGCTCGAAGAAGTTGCTCGCGCCGATCAGCGCCGATGGGCCCGCCACGCAGTGGGCGACGCCGAGCTTGCGATTGAGCAGGTAGGCCAGCCCGGAGTTCACGAGTACCTGGATCAGGATGGGCACAGCCAGCAGCAGGATGATCAGCGGCTGCTCCACGATCGCGTTGCCCTGGAAGCCGAACAACAGCACCAGCGTCGCGAGCAGTGCGGTGATCGAGTAGGGACCCAGCGCTCCCACCACGCGCTTGTAGGTCGCCTCGCCCCGCGCCAG
This region includes:
- the arsC gene encoding arsenate reductase (glutaredoxin) (This arsenate reductase requires both glutathione and glutaredoxin to convert arsenate to arsenite, after which the efflux transporter formed by ArsA and ArsB can extrude the arsenite from the cell, providing resistance.), with product MTVTIYHNPACGTSRNTLAMIRNTGIEPTVIEYLTSPLDRQTLQAMIRDAGLTVREAIRDKGTPYAELGLADPALNDDQLLDAMLAHPILINRPFVVTALGVRLCRPSEVVLDILPAPQQGAFTKEDGEAVTDAQGRRIR